The Kitasatospora paranensis genome has a window encoding:
- a CDS encoding DUF2206 domain-containing protein, producing the protein MTPRSLLRGRPAVLLGSSLACVLETLPGLPAPLLAVAGLWLLIGAPVAVWRGTAAKVVSTRDAALMVAVGFAVATDLVIALGVNTVLPLAGAAHPLTRINLAGATAMALSVLGAFLPEEAAPAARRPGLPRGALPVGALAALALVLSVAGPIRLNNGLSGTVSTVALVAVAALLLLLLARRRRYSVPLLEGGLYVAAAALLLLNSLRGWGIAGHDIQREYEYFRLTLGGSLWNVGLYPDAYNACLSITLLPVSVVRLTGIPGLYVFKVVLPLLFALTPVLVHRSVRNVAPQFVALLSAVYFLLFPTFFTDMTFLGRQEIAFLLLGCVTTVLTDAGRPARARRWAVLALLAGCVLSHYSTTYVVVATLGAGYAVELLWRLAGRLGRPRTRRRNRVAATGSLVTWWLVLVPAVLAVVWAGPVTHTSVQLKSTLGIVAQEILHPGRAQGGSSDTSYSLLGGAKASPQQRLDTYRSESVTATAAQRAAGDYLTLPSVDGYPTPVVGQEDQPLTGLGRLLDGLGVGVAGLNGLLRQAAALLLQILVLVGFGAVLRARRHSFRPLRDQVTLTVGALTMVVLFTLLPQLSVDYSVLRAFQQGLFFFAPFLAAGTLWLLRWAGRRTVPLACVLATALFLDLTGVVPKVLGGYPAQLQLSNSGRSYDIYYPHAEEQMAVYWLEQQIAGDKRQLLQTDRYTFSRLQTLITGPAQADIYPTVMRPNSYVLLGTTTVRKGEVTVFYRGDLITYRYPTALLSATKNRIYSSEGVVIYR; encoded by the coding sequence ATGACCCCGCGCTCCCTGCTGCGCGGCCGGCCCGCCGTCCTGCTCGGCAGTTCCCTCGCCTGCGTGCTGGAGACGCTGCCCGGGCTGCCCGCGCCGCTGCTCGCCGTCGCCGGTCTCTGGCTCCTGATCGGTGCGCCGGTCGCCGTCTGGCGCGGCACCGCCGCGAAGGTGGTCTCCACCCGGGACGCCGCCCTGATGGTCGCCGTCGGCTTCGCCGTCGCCACCGACCTCGTGATCGCGCTCGGCGTCAACACCGTGCTGCCGCTGGCCGGCGCCGCCCACCCGCTGACCCGGATCAACCTGGCCGGTGCCACCGCGATGGCGCTGTCCGTGCTCGGCGCCTTCCTCCCGGAGGAGGCGGCGCCCGCGGCCCGCCGCCCCGGGCTGCCGCGCGGCGCCCTGCCCGTCGGCGCCCTCGCCGCCCTCGCCCTGGTGCTGTCCGTCGCCGGCCCGATCCGCCTGAACAACGGCCTCAGCGGCACGGTCAGCACCGTGGCCCTGGTCGCCGTCGCCGCGCTGCTGCTCCTGCTGCTGGCCCGCCGCCGCCGGTACTCCGTCCCGCTCCTGGAGGGCGGCCTGTACGTCGCGGCCGCCGCCCTGCTCCTGCTGAACTCGCTGCGCGGCTGGGGCATCGCCGGCCACGACATCCAGCGCGAGTACGAGTACTTCCGGCTGACCCTCGGCGGATCGCTGTGGAACGTCGGGCTCTACCCCGACGCGTACAACGCCTGCCTGAGCATCACCCTGCTGCCGGTCAGCGTCGTCCGGCTCACCGGCATCCCCGGCCTGTACGTCTTCAAGGTCGTCCTGCCGCTGCTGTTCGCGCTGACCCCGGTGCTCGTGCACCGGTCGGTGCGCAACGTCGCCCCGCAGTTCGTGGCGCTGCTGTCGGCCGTCTACTTCCTGCTCTTCCCGACCTTCTTCACCGACATGACCTTCCTCGGCCGCCAGGAGATCGCCTTCCTGCTGCTGGGCTGCGTCACCACGGTGCTGACCGACGCCGGACGCCCCGCCCGCGCGCGGCGGTGGGCCGTCCTCGCCCTGCTGGCCGGCTGCGTCCTGTCGCACTACTCGACCACCTACGTGGTGGTCGCCACCCTCGGCGCCGGCTACGCCGTCGAACTGCTGTGGCGCCTCGCCGGCCGGCTGGGCCGCCCGCGGACCAGGCGCCGCAACCGGGTCGCGGCGACCGGCTCCCTGGTCACCTGGTGGCTGGTGCTCGTCCCGGCCGTCCTCGCCGTGGTGTGGGCCGGCCCCGTCACCCACACCAGCGTCCAGCTGAAGAGCACGCTCGGCATCGTCGCCCAGGAGATCCTGCACCCCGGCCGGGCCCAGGGCGGCTCCTCCGACACCTCGTACAGCCTCCTCGGCGGGGCCAAGGCGAGCCCGCAGCAGCGCCTCGACACCTACCGCTCCGAGAGCGTCACGGCGACCGCCGCGCAGCGCGCCGCCGGCGACTACCTGACCCTGCCGAGCGTCGACGGCTACCCGACACCGGTCGTCGGCCAGGAGGACCAGCCGCTTACCGGCCTCGGCCGCCTCCTGGACGGGCTCGGCGTCGGGGTCGCCGGCCTCAACGGGCTGCTCCGGCAGGCCGCCGCGCTGCTCCTCCAGATCCTGGTGCTGGTGGGGTTCGGCGCCGTGCTGCGCGCCCGCCGGCACTCCTTCCGCCCGCTGCGCGACCAGGTGACGCTCACCGTCGGCGCGCTCACCATGGTCGTCCTGTTCACCCTGCTGCCCCAGCTGTCGGTGGACTACAGCGTGCTGCGCGCCTTCCAGCAGGGGCTGTTCTTCTTCGCGCCGTTCCTCGCGGCCGGCACGCTCTGGCTGCTGCGCTGGGCCGGCCGCCGCACCGTACCGCTCGCCTGCGTGCTGGCGACGGCCCTGTTCCTCGACCTGACCGGCGTGGTGCCCAAAGTCCTCGGCGGCTACCCGGCGCAGCTCCAGCTGAGCAACTCCGGCCGCTCGTACGACATCTACTACCCGCACGCCGAGGAGCAGATGGCGGTGTACTGGCTGGAGCAGCAGATCGCCGGCGACAAGCGGCAGCTGCTGCAGACCGACCGGTACACCTTCAGCCGGCTGCAGACCCTCATCACCGGCCCCGCCCAGGCGGACATCTACCCGACCGTGATGCGGCCCAACTCGTACGTGCTGCTCGGCACCACCACCGTCCGCAAGGGCGAGGTGACCGTGTTCTACCGCGGCGACCTCATCACCTACCGGTACCCGACCGCGCTGCTGAGCGCCACCAAGAACCGGATCTACAGCAGCGAGGGAGTCGTGATCTACCGATGA